AAGAACGAAAATGCATACTCAATTTGATATGCATTTTACTccatccgatccatattaattatcactgatgttagtacaaagttgacaattaatatggattgaaGGGAGTAGAATGTTTGAGAAATCGTTTGTTGCGTAAGCGGTACAGGACAGAAATGTCGCATGTGTTGAGCTTCAAATGCTCATCAGACAACCCCCCAATAGGACAGCAAAATTGCACCTTATGAAAGTGTCACACGTTCGACAGCTTCGTGCAAGGTGCATGCTCATTGCCACGGGAAAGGAAAATAGATGTGGGGCCTGTGGAATAAAATGTGCAAACATGTTGCGGTTGTTGCCTGCATTATCCCTTAAGAagatatttttctttttctttttgggcagGCTAATGGTTGAAGAAAAAGCTCTTGCGCAAGTAAACAATGTATCTCCATGTGTGTACTCTTTTGCTGAAAATTGCACGAAGAGAAAAAAAAACTGCTTTACTTAACGAAGATGATCTCAGTCGACCTGCTGGTGTTCGAACAGGGGAACATCTTAGATCCTGCTCTGAAGCAGAGCATTGCAGACAGATGCACCACCTATGCAAATTCACATCAAAGTATCTCAATTCCATTTAACTCAACCCATGATCGAAGGAAGAACTAGATCAAAGCATGATCAGTACTAGTAATAATCAGAGCAAAAGGATTCGAATTTCATATTAGCAATATAATTGGCAAAATGGCAGCATCAATATCAATCAACAGCATCTGGGCATCCATATCAAGGAATTTGAAGATGCCTCAAAGCATAGTTtagcacacacaaaaaaacacggtcACGAAGCATATAGCTGAATTCAATTAGCAAGCATGCTCCCATCCCCAATCCCCCCATCTTGCCGCCGGCAACCATATTTACAGACAGATCAACTGCAGCTAGCAGCAACAAGACTCAAAAGCCACCACAAAACTATTCCATTGTTACCTGGCTGGTCATACTATTAGACTAGTTTCTCATGTCCTCCAAAATTTTCTCAGGACATCATCAAAAAAGTTAACAACATTACCAGAAGTTGAAGACTAGAAGTTGCAGAGCAGGATCATCTGCATAACTTAGCTGCAGAAGATTTTCAGTCCTAATGATGGCAAAGGCTACTCAGTAATCTCTTCTCCCTGTCAAAACTTCACTGCAACCTTGTAGTAGTCAGACGACGAGGTTGCCGAACGGTGCCCGGTGCGGGATGCCCTTGCGCCGGTGTGCAGGCTGCGGCGGTGGCGTCAAGGCCTGCTCTTGACGAAGATGATCTCAGTCAAGTGTTCCCAATGTGTGGAAGCAGCAGAAAATCTTAGGTCCTGCTCTTGAAGCAGAGCATTGCAGATAGATGCCCATGTGTTTTTGCACTCAGAAACCAAATATACCACCTATGCAAATTCATATCAAAGTATCGCTGTTTCATTTAACTCAACCCATGATCGAAGGAAGAACTAGATCAAAGCATGATCAGTACAAGTAATAATCAGAGAAAAAGGAGTCAGATTTCATATTAGCAACATAATTGGCAAAATGGCAGCATCAATATCAATCAACAGCATCTGGGGATTTGCACAGTAAAACGGCGGCATCCGTATCAAGGAATTTGTAGATGCCTCAAAGCATAGTTTAGCAAAAAAAAAAACAGTCAGGAAGCACATAGCTGAATTCAATTAGCAAGCATGCTCCCATCCCCAATCCCCCCATCTTGCAGCCTGCAACCATATTTACACACAGATCAGCTGCAACTAGCAGCAATCAAGACTCAAAACTATTCCATTGTTACCTGGCTGGTCATACTATTAGACTAGTTTCTCATGACATCCAAAAAATTCTCAGGACATCTACCAAAAAGTTAAGAACAATTACCAGAAGTTGAAGACTAGAAGTAGCAGAGCAGGATCATCTGCATAACTTAGCTGCAGAAGATTTTCTGTCCTAATGATGGCAAAGGCTACTAGTAATCTCTTCTCCCTGTCAAAACTTCACTGCAACCCTGGCTGGAGTCAGACGGCGAGGTTGCCGAACGGTGCCCGGTGCGGGATGCCCTTGCGCCGGTGTgcaggctgcggcggcggtggtggcgtcgaGGCCTGGTCGGCGGCATTGCGCGGCGGGgagggaggcgaggaggaggcgttGCCGTCGTGGCGGCAGCCGGGGAACTTGCAGCTGAGCGAGCAGAAGCGGAAGGCCTCGAGCAGGCCGCGGCCGCAGCCGCACTGGTTGACGAAGCTCCAGGCGCTGCGGGCGTGCCTCTGCTGCGGGCCGCGCTCCCTGAGGAAGACGACGCGCGCGCCGTTGATGACGTAGGTCTGCACGCCGTCCACGTCCAGGAGCCCCCGCACGTCCGCCACGATGAGCACGCTGCTGTAGGTGGAGCGGCGGACCCGGATGACGTGGTGGCCGCGGTGGCCCTGGTCGGCGCacagcgagcagagcgcgccggCGACGTCGGCGCAGTCGAGGCAGAACATGGCGCGCACGCCGCCGCGGCGCGAGTCAGGGTGCGTCTTGCACGGCGTGTAGAACCGCGCCGACATCATGGGGCGCAGCCACCGGGGCCACCGCTCGCCGTCCGCGGACACCAcctgctcctgctcctccgcctccgcagactcctcgacctcctcctcctccacctccgcaGACTTCTcgtcctcctcaacctcctcctccggctcaggGCCGTCATCATCCTGCAGACGACAACAGCAAGATTGGTCAGAGAGATTGCCCTCCTTGAAAATGGAAATCACCAGGGAATGACCATGCACGCAACGTGTTCGTCCGTGGGAATCCGCCGAAGGAGAAGCAATTACGAACAGATTAACCACCCGGCCAGGATTTCATTTCGTTCATTCCGAACCAACGCAACCAAATGCGATACTACCTACCCATGAAAAAACGCAAGAACGAAAATCGAACCCCTGGAAGGGGTGGGTGAGGACAAACGAGGGTTTTTGAAGGAGAGGGAAAAAAACACCGATCTTTCCGAGATGGCGAGATCGATCTTCCGTCCATCGCCATTTCACTGCCCCCAGGATACACCCAACAGCCTCGACACCAGCAATCCGCCCAATGCAGCAGTAACGCACGGAAAATGAAGGAGGAGGGTGACAGATCAAGAAACGGTTTCGTTCTTCCCTGGAGTGGAGCACGGGGAATCAAGAACGCGGAGCACATGGGGGAGAGGAGCGAGGACGAAATGGGGAATGGCGTGGCGGGAGGGTAGGGTTTTACCATGCTGCGGCGGTCCTTGGGGAGGAGCTCCTTGCAGGGGGAGTCGTGGTCGATCGCCATGGCGGCTGGGCGTGACACGCGCCGCGCGGCGAGGGCGGAGGAAAAGGTGGGGCGCCGCGGTGGGAATCCAAGAGCCCGGCGGGTTGGTGGGTTGGGTGGACTCCGGAAGGAGAGGCGGCTCGGCTGGCTGACTTGTCTCTACAGGAAGTGATGGGCTGGGCTTGTATTGATGGGCTCACTCTTTCTTGAGTGGACCAGGGGCGGCAGTGTGAGCGAAACTTGATGCCGCCTCTAGCCCTTCAAAACATCACAAGTTAGGATAATGTTGTTGAAGGAATGATTGGGTGGTCGTCCAGAAGATGATGAAGAACATATCGCCATCCAGAAAAGAAGGCGATGAAAAGGGTTGGACGACCACCCCAGGTCTAGTTATGCGTGCGTGGCTAAGAGCAGAGGTGGGCAACAACATACCACTGTTGCACAAAAAGGGGGAGATAAGAACAACTCTAGCAAAGTCGTGTATGACCCAGATCAACATAATAACTGTTAATATAGTGACTTTTGGCCAGAATTACACTCTAGCAGTGTCGCCATATGGGTGTCGATCGGCATAGTTTATGAAGCTCGCTAAATAAACAACTTCGTAGCCTCCATATTTGAAGGTTGGGGAGGCCAACATGGAGCTCGCTTCATATACCAACCGCCAATGTAGGAGGAAAGTTCCAGATTCTAATTCCTCGTGCCATGGCCGTGTTTGAAGCGCGACGCCGCTCATACACGCATCTCCATGTCCTGCTTAACAACTGGTGAATGGATCGACATTACCANNNNNNNNNNNNNNNNNNNNNNNNNNNNNNNNNNNNNNNNNNNNNNNNNNNNNNNNNNNNNNNNNNNNNNNNNNNNNNNNNNNNNNNNNNNNNNNNNNNNNNNNNNNNNNNNNNNNNNNNNNNNNNNNNNNNNNNNNNNNNNNNNNNNNNNNNNNNNNNNNNNNNNNNNNNNNNNNNNNNNNNNNNNNNNNNNNNNNNNNNNNNNNNNNNNNNNNNNNNNNNNNNNNNNNNNNNNNNNNNNNNNNNNNNNNNNNNNCGGCTTCATCCCCGGCTATAAAGCATGTCAGCAAAGTGTCCCCATCACAGAAGCTCTGCCTCCTCCTTGCCTACCATCTCCTCCTCTCTCAGCGACAATGTCGTCATGTTGGAACGCAGCCTACTGGCTGAACACAACGGCAGAGCAAAAGCGGCTGCAGATCTGGCGATCGCGAGGCAGCCAGGCCTCTTGTctgggtggaggaggaggaggagaaggacgtTGTCCCCGTCGACCCAGACGCGCCCTCATCCGGGGGAATGACGTCGTCCCCGTAGTGGCATAGCTGGAGCCGAAGGCAAAGCCTGAGGACCCAATCGATGTTGTGCTCGAGATCACCGCCCTCCAAGCTTGTAACGAGGCGCAAATCATCCATGAGTATGGCTCCACACTCACCTATGAGGAGGATGTGCGGCAGCTCGCGACTGTCGCTCGTGAGTCCGACCCTACACGAGGACATCTTGTCCGCAAAGGAGGACGAGTGGCAACGCCAACATGGAGGACTTCGACGAAGGCGATGACTAGACGGCGCCAGCCACCTAGTAGGTAGCAATGTCGTTCGAATAGCGCTATGTATCAGCAATACATCACAGGTGACCGAAGTTTCGAGGTATGATCAAGACTCGACAGGTGCTACCTTATAACTGAATTTGGAACCCTTGCATCGAGTCAGTTGTCATGGCAAGTAGGCACGCCATGTGAGGAAGCCATGGGGTGGCGGCAGGGATGGCGCTAGGGGTATTCTTGAGTCTTCATGTGAATACCCATGATTTTTACAAAACATTATTGATTTTGGCAAAACAGTGACAATATTCGAAAAACAACAATGATTTTGGCAAAATGAATACACAAGAATACCCAGTTGCAAATTCCTAGGGCCGCCACTGTGGCGGTGGGTCCATTTCAGCAGTGAGCAGGGCATCCCATGCAGCAGGGACGACAGGAGAGGAGACGTCATGGTGCGGAGAGGAAGGAAAGGAATTTTTTTTCTAAGAATCGTTCACGCTTTAAAATGAGGTAGTGGGGCAACAGATAGGGGTTCGGTTAGGTGCGGTTAACTCAAAACACAAAATTTGGAGGAGCTAACAGTTAGGAATCATCGGCTAGGTGTGGTTAACTCCTCAAAACAGAAAATTTGGAACAGAAAATTTGGAGGAGCCAACAATTTTTAACGGCTACtcagtataaagttgggtcatcggAGTAGGTGTGGTTAACTCCTCAAAACAGAAAAATTGGAGCCAACAGCATTTAAGGAATCAGCTAGAGACGTGGTAATTAATAATAATATCTCGCCTTGCAAATATACTGGTTTCTTGGGGGTGAAGCTAGCAAGCACATGATGTGCCTGCCATTCCTGGCAAACCATATGACCCTACACTAGACGCTGCGTTCGTCCTCGGGTGACAGACTGCCGGACTGCTGAGACGCGCTGTTCACCTCCGGTGTCAAACAGAGAGGCGGGACCGGTTTAATAAGCAGCAGCACAGTCGGAAGCGTCACAGTGACCCAGTAACTGCTCTTGCTGCAAACAATGGCTCAGGGCACACCCCTCACTCTCTATGCCTTGCCCATCATTCACGCCGCTCATCTCTTCGCCTCCCCTACGTTGCCTCCGTAGGCTCATCATGCAGATTATCTGAGATGACCTCGTCTGGCATAATCACCATCACTTCTTCTCGGTCTCATCTCTCACGAGTACTTCTTCGTGGTCAAAGCACCACGCCGGAGTCCAGGAACAGCAGCTCGTGGAAAAGAAACACCGGCCGTCCGGGAAGGAAGGCAAAGACACCCGTGGATGGAACTTCCAGAGGGAGACCAGCAAGGGAGCAGAAGATGCTCCGCAATGGATCAGAAACTGGAAAGCACGCTGCCATTCATTAACCCCACGCCCAGAGTTGAGCCTCACACGGTTCATACCAGCAGCGCAAAACCATCAGAAATTCAGAACTTAGGCGGATGCCAGCCAACAACACTTCATCACCTTAAAATATTACGATGCACAAACCGTTTTAACCAAAGCATTCCATGCGGCGTGCGCCCCTCGGTCCGCAGCCGACGCCGATCATGCCCGACATGACAGCAAAGTGAGCACATTGCATTTCCCTGCAGGCAGGAGCTGGTTAAAGTGACAAAAGAATAAAATGCTAAATTTACACAACAATCATGATGATCAGAAACACAAAAGCAAGAGAAGCACACAGCAAGGCACCATTTAACCAAAACTCCAGCAGGAAGAGGAAGCTGCTGAGTTGAGCATCATCAACATTACCATATTACAATCATCTGTCTGTGAGGTTTCTGCATTGCATAATAAAAACCGGATACATAAATAACAAAGCCCTACCCGACAAACCGCCTTTGTCGCCTCTACCAAACCTACAGCCACTGCGGGCAACATCCAAAAAAAGAACTAAATTAAGTATGACGACGGAGCTGCAGAAAAGAGTTAATCCCACGACAAAAGAAAGCCCTACGACGACGATATGGACAGGAAAGCCATTCGCTTTCCCTGCTGTTGTTTTTAGTTCCTTCCATCCCAAGTTACAAAAACTAAATATGGTACAGGGAGAGAGAGCAAAAGAAAAGCATGCACTACTTGCCCGCCTAATGCTACTACTGGTGGCTGCTGCTGCTACCTGTTTCCTATGTCTTTCCAGGGGTGGTCGGCGTCCTTGCCCAGGAACTTCGAGCTCGAGCCGTACTGCGCCTTGAGGGCCGCCACCGGGTCCGACACGGGGCTCACGAGGATGCCAGCGCCCCCGAGCCGCGCGGCTTTCccgggctgctgctgctgctggaaccCTGAGATAAGCTCCATTCCGTTCCTCTTCTGGAGGTCGGCGTAGCTTTCCAGCCGCTTCGGATCTGATGGAAGCTGCTGCCGCAAAGGCTGTTGGTACTCCGCAAATACACCCAGTGTGCCATTTTTAGCCGAGTAAAATGGCACGCTGGCCAATGATGATCTCTGGCACTTCGCCACCCTGAACAAAGACGACTCGGGCTGTGCTGTGCTCCCATCCAGGTGAGTGTAGCTCCTCACCACTCGCTCGTCCTGCCCAATGTGGGCAGTATTCGTGGGCCTAGATGAATAAACCATGCGATCCATTCCACTGCCCAACAATCCTGCTGCTGTCGTTGGCGGGGGAGGCTTGCTTCTAGTTGCATTCGATGATGAGCCAGAACTTTGCAAGGATGATTGATGGCTCAGAATTTTCCCAAATAACTTGACATCACCGGGGCGCTTCACCTGATCACAACTCTCAGTGCTTGCCTTGTGGGAACAGGGCTTCAACTGACCTTCCCGTAATTCTTTGCTGCTCCCATTCATCAGAAACCCAGCAGATGAGCTTGAAAGACCTGAGCTGCCCGACCTGCCATTCTGGTATTTGGTTATTGTGAACTGATCCGGATGAGAAATTCCCACACTGCCACTTACAGTGCTATCAGAAAAAGCAGGTATATCAACTGCCAGATGATGATTCTGTCTGTGCTGCAAGTACCCATCAATATTGCGGAACAGAACATCATGCTGGCTCCGAGATTGTTCATTAAATACTGGGAACTTGTTCATGTCCTTGGGCCCTGGAGTATTGCTGACTCTGTTGGCATGATCACCAAAATTTGGTGAAGTTATGGAGGCTATGCCCTCAAAACGAATTGAGGTAGGATCAGGAAGGTCAGAACTAAACTGAACAGGCATCAAATCCTTTGGAGTAAGAGGGGTAACCTGTGATTTTGGCTTTGCTGGGAGCAGATCTGTTGGCACACTTTGCTGATAACTCGAAGTAAATGCAGGCCTAATACAGGAAACACCAGCCATGTCCGGGAAATGGGCGACATTTTCCTTGCTGCCACTTTCTCCAGGTAAGCAAACAGAGGGAGCCAAATTTCCAGCTTTCACGTGTACACTCTCAGGTGCATGTTTTGAAGGTCCTTCGATACTGGATACCTTACTAGACTGTTCCCCAGGTAAGCAAACAGAGAGAGTCAAGTTTCCAGCCTTCATGTGTGCACTCAAAGGTGCTTGTTGCGAAGGTCTTTCCACACTGGATTCCTTGGTGCAAATCCCTTCATACACATTGCTCGACTGGATGACTCCAGGTAAGAAAACCGGCGTGGTTAAATTTCCAGCGCTGCTGGGTGCACAACTCTCGGGAGCATGTTCCCTGCTGGATACCTGAGTGCAAATCTTTTCAGACGCCTTGCTCGGCTCAATAACTTCAACATTGTGCAGACTGGAGCTGATTTCCAGGTGTGCTCCCACAGACTGCTCAGTTGAAGAGGCCATGGCTCCGTTGCCATGCACACTCACTTGGTTACTGTGCTCTCTGTTCTCCATACTCCCTGTGCTCTCAGAAGA
This DNA window, taken from Triticum aestivum cultivar Chinese Spring chromosome 1D, IWGSC CS RefSeq v2.1, whole genome shotgun sequence, encodes the following:
- the LOC123165020 gene encoding uncharacterized protein is translated as MAIDHDSPCKELLPKDRRSMDDDGPEPEEEVEEDEKSAEVEEEEVEESAEAEEQEQVVSADGERWPRWLRPMMSARFYTPCKTHPDSRRGGVRAMFCLDCADVAGALCSLCADQGHRGHHVIRVRRSTYSSVLIVADVRGLLDVDGVQTYVINGARVVFLRERGPQQRHARSAWSFVNQCGCGRGLLEAFRFCSLSCKFPGCRHDGNASSSPPSPPRNAADQASTPPPPPQPAHRRKGIPHRAPFGNLAV